The following coding sequences are from one Magnetococcales bacterium window:
- a CDS encoding YbjN domain-containing protein: protein MSQITRRPTPDNPEEPSINPIGMIEEYVIDQDWHADRVDEFELWTEIPTQWGNFRLWTTYHENTGFLQFNCYLTLKVPSRLWGRTAETMTLINERIWIGHFEIWNEEMTPVLRVVLPMRGAPLTEEQIEDIMVSIYQDSERFFPALQWVIWGGKKPEEAVATAMIETEGEA, encoded by the coding sequence ATGAGTCAAATCACGCGCAGACCCACACCGGATAATCCCGAAGAACCCTCGATCAATCCGATTGGCATGATCGAGGAGTACGTCATTGACCAGGATTGGCATGCGGACCGGGTTGATGAGTTTGAACTCTGGACCGAAATTCCGACGCAATGGGGCAATTTTCGGCTTTGGACCACCTACCACGAAAATACGGGATTCCTCCAGTTCAACTGCTATCTGACCCTGAAGGTACCTTCCCGACTCTGGGGCCGCACTGCCGAAACCATGACCCTCATCAACGAACGCATCTGGATCGGCCATTTTGAAATCTGGAACGAAGAGATGACGCCGGTCCTCCGGGTCGTCCTGCCCATGCGGGGAGCCCCCCTGACCGAAGAACAGATTGAAGATATCATGGTCTCCATCTACCAGGATTCCGAGCGGTTTTTCCCGGCTTTGCAGTGGGTCATCTGGGGTGGCAAAAAACCCGAAGAGGCCGTGGCCACGGCCATGATCGA